The Vairimorpha necatrix chromosome 1, complete sequence genome contains a region encoding:
- a CDS encoding adenylate kinase produces the protein MSHVIIIGPPGCGKGTASKQICRDFNLKHISTGDILRNTEDKEIHDLLKAGKYVSDECITRLIKKELENTPCLLDGFPRTVNQAKSLNEFCKDPVSLVICIVTGDEECIKRIQGRNEKREDDRNTTVIKERLKIFHSITEPVIQFYKEKDLVEWINGNGDIEEVYQLIKEALKKRSIK, from the coding sequence ATGTCACACGTTATAATTATTGGCCCGCCGGGATGTGGAAAAGGCACAGCAAGTAAACAAATATGTAGAGACTTTAATCTTAAACATATAAGCACAGGGGATATACTGAGAAACACAGAAGATAAAGAAATCCACGATCTATTAAAGGCCGGGAAATATGTCTCAGACGAATGTATCACTAGGctaataaagaaagaattagaaaataCTCCCTGCCTACTTGATGGATTTCCTAGGACAGTAAACCAGGCCAAGTCTCTTAATGAATTCTGCAAAGACCCAGTAAGTCTAGTAATTTGCATAGTAACTGGAGACGAGGAATGTATAAAGAGGATACAAGGGAGAAATGAGAAAAGGGAGGACGACAGGAACACAACAGTCATAAAAGAAAGACTAAAGATCTTCCACAGTATCACTGAGCCAGTAATCCAATTCTACAAGGAGAAAGATCTTGTAGAATGGATTAATGGAAATGGAGACATTGAAGAAGTCTACCAACTAATCAAGGAAGCCTTAAAGAAAAGATcaataaagtaa
- a CDS encoding PH domain-containing protein, producing MQGDKSNDDNRRRKSIMVIDKKGNTKEVPKKDASASRIIDTTEKTKLEDLAKKSNESVQKLIHSGVSEKKESSESNVSNKPSEQEKTTSKVAAAGGIAQKSSDDPKASSNPFLQNKSSELEKSSLSNKPEKPNLSSLAAEKKNLNMRNAEIAAGATAAGAGAAATAGVVLNKSNESSKLSNKPSEQNKSNISNKPSEQNKSNISNKSGENDKSLVQNKSNNGRNAGIVAGATAGGAGAVAAGMALNNPKDDKKVSIDEKKNEEHSVQAEGNKSTPLTDKDKSDLKARNPSFVPLRIPNHDLHQDSEILKDREEGIVEAEGHMWKRRRIFACFWHEKYFILTKSGILRYHKANGTKKAKGNLELKNIDRIHEVFMGGDNHPFRLALMSENENYLFAFDDSDSREYWLGKLGKFINKKDP from the coding sequence ATGCAGGGAGATAAAAGCAATGATGATAACAGAAGACGTAAAAGTATTATGGTAATCGATAAGAAAGGGAATACTAAAGAAGTACCTAAAAAAGATGCAAGTGCGTCAAGGATTATTGACACGACGGAAAAAACCAAATTAGAAGATTTGGCTAAGAAATCTAATGAGAGTGTTCAGAAATTAATACATAGTGGAGTTAGTGAAAAGAAAGAAAGTTCTGAAAGTAATGTATCAAACAAACCAAGTGAACAGGAAAAAACCACAAGTAAGGTGGCCGCCGCAGGAGGAATAGCACAAAAATCAAGTGATGATCCTAAAGCGTCAAGTAATCCTTTTcttcaaaataaatcaaGTGAACTTGAAAAATCTAGTTTATCAAATAAACCAGAGAAACCAAATTTATCATCTTTGGCCGCTGAGAAAAAAAACCTAAACATGCGAAATGCAGAAATCGCCGCTGGAGCTACTGCCGCTGGGGCTGGTGCAGCCGCCACTGCCGGCGTTGTGCTTAATAAATCAAATGAAAGTTCAAAGCTATCAAACAAACCAAGtgaacaaaataaatcaaatatatcaaataaaCCAAGTGAACAAAACAagtcaaatatatcaaataaatCAGGTGAAAATGACAAATCGCTTGTTCAGAACAAGTCGAATAATGGTAGAAATGCTGGGATAGTAGCAGGTGCTACTGCAGGCGGGGCTGGTGCCGTCGCCGCAGGAATGGCACTTAATAACCCGAAAGATGACAAGAAAGTGTCAATTGACGAGAAGAAGAATGAAGAGCATAGTGTACAAGCAGAAGGAAATAAAAGCACACCACTCACAGACAAAGATAAAAGTGATCTTAAAGCTAGAAATCCTTCATTTGTCCCATTAAGAATTCCCAATCATGATTTACATCAAGATAgtgaaatattaaaagacaGAGAAGAAGGTATAGTTGAAGCAGAGGGACACATGTGGAAAAGAAGAAGGATTTTCGCTTGTTTCTGGCATGAgaagtattttatattgacTAAAAGTGGTATATTAAGATATCATAAGGCAAATGGAACAAAGAAGGCTAAAGGGAATTTGGAGTTAAAGAATATTGATAGGATTCATGAAGTGTTTATGGGAGGAGATAATCATCCCTTTAGACTTGCACTTATGAGTGAAAATgagaattatttatttgccTTTGATGATTCTGATAGTAGAGAATATTGGTTAGGTAAGCTTGGtaagtttataaataagaaagaCCCATAA